Proteins from a genomic interval of Zingiber officinale cultivar Zhangliang chromosome 1B, Zo_v1.1, whole genome shotgun sequence:
- the LOC122046593 gene encoding anaphase-promoting complex subunit 5-like isoform X1, translating to MSPVMGGVGSTKEGGSEVFDITPHKIAVCHLVQLFAQPPLHCTRQSISEHQRLGLFLFSLTRSCEGFFEPTLGEFMNQLKAVDHMGWLSTDLIANLSALSSPDDLFNFFDKLRGVLSSPEGSSMEDEQIYLDPNGHLGIFLRCCILAFNMLSFEGVCHLWTNLAAYCNSNGSMDELAEENDFDESENHELQEYPELDCEPAELDEYSLENTAQASENLLNVRAKLLSSFPEDNQTSFDLKMKHVDDTAQSGGLIPLLHNFRRDDSLGILRSRWQIEGYLNVQADLLEKNAASFPLNSLAATLKQLQKLAPELHRVHYLQYLNALYHDDYVAALDSLHCYFDNSAGMEGLFNRSAAPSSEFEVGKYETALLCLGSLHSHFGHPKKALEALTEAVRVSQQNNDDACLAYTLAAICKLLSEVGVSNMTGIIGSPYLLGTSTGLATPLSTQKQLLVLLKRSLGRANHLKLTNLLAFNRLALAKFDLKHVKKPLISFGPKASMKLKTCPISVCKELRLSSKVLSEFGADGILQLNDTGAFSTSWLKNLTTVDNPWLKSHMSRSLSANDFDVFQFHGQPSPIPGSVLQLAGASYLLRSTAWEYYGSSPLVRMNALVYATCFADVASSSELSLAYAKLIQHLSVFKGYTEALNALKFAEKKFFSLSNQHIQLLKLQLLHERALHRGNLKAAQQICDKFGVLASSVSGVDMDLKTEAGLRNARTLLAANQFSQAAAVASNLFSTCYKFNMQIENATVLLLLAEIHKKAGDTVLGLPYALASLSFCKIFNLDLLKASATVILAELWLALGSSHAKKALSLVHLALPQILGHGGLELRARANIALAKCLLSDPTFSISEDPDSVLDPLSQASEELQILEYNEMAAEAFYLMAIVYDKLGRLDEREEAASSFRKHLLALENPEDEEDL from the exons ATGAGTCCGGTCATGGGTGGCGTAGGAAGCACGAAGGAGGGCGGCTCCGAGGTGTTCGACATCACCCCCCATAAGATCGCCGTCTGCCACCTCGTTCAGCTTTTCGCTCAGCCACCTTTGCACTGCACTCGCCAGTCCATCTCGGAACACCAGCGACTCGGTCTCTTCCTTTTTTCGCTCACTAGG TCTTGTGAGGGTTTCTTTGAACCTACACTGGGAGAATTTATGAACCAGCTGAAGGCTGTTGATCATATGGGTTGGCTTAGTACGGATTTGATTGCCAACCTTTCGGCACTATCCTCAccagatgatctatttaatttttttgataagcTGCGAG GCGTACTTTCCAGTCCTGAAGGATCTTCGATGGAAGATGAACAGATCTATTTGGATCCAAATGGTCACTTGGGGATCTTTCTGAGGTGTTGCATACTGGCCTTCAATATGCTATCTTTTGAG GGAGTTTGCCATCTTTGGACAAATTTAGCAGCATACTGTAACTCAAATGGTTCTATGGATGAATTGGCTGAAGAGAACGATTTTGATGAATCAGAAAACCATGAACTGCAAGAGTATCCAGAACTTGATTGCGAGCCTGCTGAGCTCGATGAATATAGCCTAGAAAACACTGCACAAGCTTCAGAAAATTTGCTAAATGTTAGGGCAAAGTTACTTTCTAGTTTTCCTGAAG ATAACCAGACTTCTTTTGATCTGAAGATGAAGCATGTTGATGATACTGCACAAAGTGGTGGGCTTATTCCTTTATTGCATAATTTCAGACGAGATGATAGTTTAGGAATCCTTCGATCAAGGTGGCAAATAGAAGGCTACCTGAATGTTCAAGCTGATTTGCTTGAGAA GAATGCGGCGTCATTTCCCTTAAATTCACTTGCGGCTACTCTAAAGCAATTACAAAAGCTTGCTCCAGAACTTCATCGT GTTCATTACTTGCAATACTTAAATGCTCTttatcatgatgattatgttgCTGCTTTAGACAGCCTGCACTGCTACTTCGACAACAG TGCAGGGATGGAAGGACTTTTTAATAGATCAGCTGCTCCGTCCTCTGAATTTGAGGTTGGGAAATATGAAACTGCTTTGCTATGTCTGGGCTCGCTGCATAGTCATTTTGGCCATCCTAAGAAAGCTTTGGAG GCTCTAACTGAAGCAGTAAGGGTCTCACAACAG AACAATGACGATGCATGCCTTGCTTACACATTGGCAGCTATATGCAAACTATTGTCCGAAGTAGGAGTTTCAAATATGACTGGAATTATTGGTTCCCCATATTTACTGGGCACTTCTACTGGTCTTGCTACACCATTATCCACCCAGAAACAATTGCTTGTGCTTCTTAAGAGATCGCTTGGTAGGGCTAATCATCTAAAGCTCACAAATCTGTTAGCCTTCAATCGGCTTGCCTTGGCAAAATTTGATCTTAAG CATGTGAAGAAACCATTGATCTCTTTTGGTCCCAAAGCTTCTATGAAGCTTAAAACATGCCCAATAAGTGTCTGCAAG GAGCTAAGGTTAAGTTCCAAAGTGTTAAGTGAATTTGGAGCAGATGGGATTTTGCAACTAAACGACACTGGTGCTTTTAGCACTTCATGGCTTAAGAACCTAACAACTGTTGATAATCCATGGCTCAAGTCACATATGTCCAGGAGCTTGTCAGCTAATGATTTTGATGTGTTTCAGTTTCATGGACAGCCCAGTCCTATTCCTGGGTCTGTCTTGCAATTGGCTGGTGCGTCTTATTTGCTTAGGTCCACAGCATGGGAATACTATGGCAG cTCTCCGTTGGTTCGGATGAATGCTTTGGTTTATGCAACGTGCTTTGCTGATGTTGCAAG TTCATCAGAGTTGTCACTGGCATATGCAAAACTAATACAACATTTGAGTGTATTCAAAGGATATACTG AAGCATTAAATGCACTGAAGTTTGcagaaaagaaatttttttctttatcaaATCAACACATCCAGCTTCTTAAGCTACAGCTTCTTCATGAGCGAGCTTTACACAG GGGGAATTTGAAGGCTGCTCAACAAATTTGTGATAAGTTTGGAGTTCTTGCTTCATCTGTTTCTGGAGTGGATATGGACCTTAAGACAGAGGCTGGTCTTCGAAATGCACGAACTTTACTTGCAGCAAATCAGTTTAGCCAA GCAGCTGCAGTTGCAAGCAATCTGTTCTCCACATGCTACAAGTTTAACATGCAGATTGAGAATGCCACTGTTCTTCTTTTGCTTGCTGAAATTCATAAG AAAGCTGGTGACACTGTCCTTGGACTGCCTTATGCATTAGCAAGTTTATCATTCtgcaaaatatttaatttagatttgCTTAAAGCATCAGCCACTGTCATACTTGCTGAATTATGGCTTGCTCTTGGATCAAGTCATGCAAAGAAGGCATTGTCCCTCGTTCATCTTGCTCTTCCTCAGATTCTAGGTCATGGAGGTCTTGAGCTGCGTGCACGAGCCAACATTGCACTAGCAAAATGTCTTTTATCTGACCCAACCTTCTCAA TTTCGGAAGACCCTGATTCAGTGCTAGATCCTCTAAGCCAAGCTTCTGAAGAACTGCAAATTCTGGAG TACAACGAAATGGCTGCCGAAGCTTTCTATTTGATGGCCATCGTATATGACAAGCTTGGAAGGCTAGATGAGAGAGAAGAGGCAGCATCTTCTTTCAGAAAACATCTGCTTGCACTTGAAAATCCAGAAGATGAAGAGGATTTGTAA
- the LOC122046593 gene encoding anaphase-promoting complex subunit 5-like isoform X2: MSPVMGGVGSTKEGGSEVFDITPHKIAVCHLVQLFAQPPLHCTRQSISEHQRLGLFLFSLTRSCEGFFEPTLGEFMNQLKAVDHMGWLSTDLIANLSALSSPDDLFNFFDKLRGVLSSPEGSSMEDEQIYLDPNGHLGIFLRCCILAFNMLSFEGVCHLWTNLAAYCNSNGSMDELAEENDFDESENHELQEYPELDCEPAELDEYSLENTAQASENLLNVRAKLLSSFPEDNQTSFDLKMKHVDDTAQSGGLIPLLHNFRRDDSLGILRSRWQIEGYLNVQADLLEKNAASFPLNSLAATLKQLQKLAPELHRVHYLQYLNALYHDDYVAALDSLHCYFDNSAGMEGLFNRSAAPSSEFEVGKYETALLCLGSLHSHFGHPKKALEALTEAVRVSQQNNDDACLAYTLAAICKLLSEVGVSNMTGIIGSPYLLGTSTGLATPLSTQKQLLVLLKRSLGRANHLKLTNLLAFNRLALAKFDLKHVKKPLISFGPKASMKLKTCPISVCKELRLSSKVLSEFGADGILQLNDTGAFSTSWLKNLTTVDNPWLKSHMSRSLSANDFDVFQFHGQPSPIPGSVLQLAGASYLLRSTAWEYYGSSPLVRMNALVYATCFADVASSSELSLAYAKLIQHLSVFKGYTEALNALKFAEKKFFSLSNQHIQLLKLQLLHERALHRGNLKAAQQICDKFGVLASSVSGVDMDLKTEAGLRNARTLLAANQFSQLQLQAICSPHATSLTCRLRMPLFFFCLLKFIRKLVTLSLDCLMH, translated from the exons ATGAGTCCGGTCATGGGTGGCGTAGGAAGCACGAAGGAGGGCGGCTCCGAGGTGTTCGACATCACCCCCCATAAGATCGCCGTCTGCCACCTCGTTCAGCTTTTCGCTCAGCCACCTTTGCACTGCACTCGCCAGTCCATCTCGGAACACCAGCGACTCGGTCTCTTCCTTTTTTCGCTCACTAGG TCTTGTGAGGGTTTCTTTGAACCTACACTGGGAGAATTTATGAACCAGCTGAAGGCTGTTGATCATATGGGTTGGCTTAGTACGGATTTGATTGCCAACCTTTCGGCACTATCCTCAccagatgatctatttaatttttttgataagcTGCGAG GCGTACTTTCCAGTCCTGAAGGATCTTCGATGGAAGATGAACAGATCTATTTGGATCCAAATGGTCACTTGGGGATCTTTCTGAGGTGTTGCATACTGGCCTTCAATATGCTATCTTTTGAG GGAGTTTGCCATCTTTGGACAAATTTAGCAGCATACTGTAACTCAAATGGTTCTATGGATGAATTGGCTGAAGAGAACGATTTTGATGAATCAGAAAACCATGAACTGCAAGAGTATCCAGAACTTGATTGCGAGCCTGCTGAGCTCGATGAATATAGCCTAGAAAACACTGCACAAGCTTCAGAAAATTTGCTAAATGTTAGGGCAAAGTTACTTTCTAGTTTTCCTGAAG ATAACCAGACTTCTTTTGATCTGAAGATGAAGCATGTTGATGATACTGCACAAAGTGGTGGGCTTATTCCTTTATTGCATAATTTCAGACGAGATGATAGTTTAGGAATCCTTCGATCAAGGTGGCAAATAGAAGGCTACCTGAATGTTCAAGCTGATTTGCTTGAGAA GAATGCGGCGTCATTTCCCTTAAATTCACTTGCGGCTACTCTAAAGCAATTACAAAAGCTTGCTCCAGAACTTCATCGT GTTCATTACTTGCAATACTTAAATGCTCTttatcatgatgattatgttgCTGCTTTAGACAGCCTGCACTGCTACTTCGACAACAG TGCAGGGATGGAAGGACTTTTTAATAGATCAGCTGCTCCGTCCTCTGAATTTGAGGTTGGGAAATATGAAACTGCTTTGCTATGTCTGGGCTCGCTGCATAGTCATTTTGGCCATCCTAAGAAAGCTTTGGAG GCTCTAACTGAAGCAGTAAGGGTCTCACAACAG AACAATGACGATGCATGCCTTGCTTACACATTGGCAGCTATATGCAAACTATTGTCCGAAGTAGGAGTTTCAAATATGACTGGAATTATTGGTTCCCCATATTTACTGGGCACTTCTACTGGTCTTGCTACACCATTATCCACCCAGAAACAATTGCTTGTGCTTCTTAAGAGATCGCTTGGTAGGGCTAATCATCTAAAGCTCACAAATCTGTTAGCCTTCAATCGGCTTGCCTTGGCAAAATTTGATCTTAAG CATGTGAAGAAACCATTGATCTCTTTTGGTCCCAAAGCTTCTATGAAGCTTAAAACATGCCCAATAAGTGTCTGCAAG GAGCTAAGGTTAAGTTCCAAAGTGTTAAGTGAATTTGGAGCAGATGGGATTTTGCAACTAAACGACACTGGTGCTTTTAGCACTTCATGGCTTAAGAACCTAACAACTGTTGATAATCCATGGCTCAAGTCACATATGTCCAGGAGCTTGTCAGCTAATGATTTTGATGTGTTTCAGTTTCATGGACAGCCCAGTCCTATTCCTGGGTCTGTCTTGCAATTGGCTGGTGCGTCTTATTTGCTTAGGTCCACAGCATGGGAATACTATGGCAG cTCTCCGTTGGTTCGGATGAATGCTTTGGTTTATGCAACGTGCTTTGCTGATGTTGCAAG TTCATCAGAGTTGTCACTGGCATATGCAAAACTAATACAACATTTGAGTGTATTCAAAGGATATACTG AAGCATTAAATGCACTGAAGTTTGcagaaaagaaatttttttctttatcaaATCAACACATCCAGCTTCTTAAGCTACAGCTTCTTCATGAGCGAGCTTTACACAG GGGGAATTTGAAGGCTGCTCAACAAATTTGTGATAAGTTTGGAGTTCTTGCTTCATCTGTTTCTGGAGTGGATATGGACCTTAAGACAGAGGCTGGTCTTCGAAATGCACGAACTTTACTTGCAGCAAATCAGTTTAGCCAA CTGCAGTTGCAAGCAATCTGTTCTCCACATGCTACAAGTTTAACATGCAGATTGAGAATGCCACTGTTCTTCTTTTGCTTGCTGAAATTCATAAG AAAGCTGGTGACACTGTCCTTGGACTGCCTTATGCATTAG
- the LOC122046613 gene encoding phytoene synthase 2, chloroplastic-like, whose product MSSGSLLWVASPKESPFLNGSRRSFRRSSGRSAVSSSLQVAVPPLTSEQLVYGVVLRQAALVGEARRRTPPAVEVPTAPLRGHLLDEAYERCGEVCAEYAKTFYLGTLLMTPERRKAIWAIYVWCRRTDELVDGPNSSHITPAALDRWQNRLEDLFNGRPYDMYDAALSDTALKYPVDIQPFKDMIEGMRMDLRKSRYNSFDELYLYCYYVAGTVGLMSVPVMGIAPDSKAPTESVYNAALALGIANQLTNILRDVGEDFRRGRVYLPQDELARAGLSDDDIFKGKVTDRWRNFMKGQIKRARMFFDVAEKGIYELNSASRWPVLASSLLYRQILDSIEANDYNNFTKRAYVGKAKKFATLPIAYAKALLGPSR is encoded by the exons ATGTCTTCTGGCTCGCTTCTCTGGGTCGCGTCGCCCAAAGAATCGCCTTTCCTCAACGGGAGTAGGAGGAGCTTCCGAAGAAGCAGCGGTCGCTCGGCGGTCTCCTCCAGCCTGCAGGTCGCCGTGCCGCCTCTCACCTCCGAGCAGCTGGTTTACGGGGTCGTGCTCCGCCAGGCGGCGTTGGTGGGCGAGGCGCGGCGGAGGACGCCACCGGCCGTCGAGGTCCCTACCGCCCCACTGCGCGGCCACTTACTCGATGAGGCCTACGAGCGCTGCGGCGAGGTCTGCGCCGAGTATGCCAAAACCTTCTATCTCG GAACATTGCTCATGACTCCAGAGAGGAGAAAGGCTATCTGGGCAATCTACG TATGGTGCAGAAGAACTGATGAACTTGTCGACGGTCCAAATTCTTCCCACATAACACCTGCTGCCCTGGATCGATGGCAGAATCGATTGGAAGATCTGTTCAATGGCCGTccctatgatatgtatgatgCTGCTCTATCAGACACTGCGTTGAAATACCCAGTAGACATTCAG CCATTCAAGGATATGATCGAAGGAATGAGAATGGATCTGAGGAAGTCAAGATACAACAGCTTCGACGAGCTCTATCTCTACTGTTACTATGTGGCTGGCACCGTGGGCCTGATGAGTGTTCCTGTAATGGGAATTGCTCCGGATTCAAAAGCCCCGACCGAGAGCGTTTACAATGCCGCATTGGCTCTCGGCATCGCGAATCAGCTAACCAACATACTCAGGGACGTCGGAGAGGA CTTCAGAAGGGGAAGAGTGTACCTTCCGCAAGACGAATTGGCTCGAGCTGGCCTATCGGATGATGATATTTTCAAAGGAAAAGTGACCGATAGATGGAGGAACTTCATGAAGGGGCAAATTAAGAGAGCCAGAATGTTCTTCGATGTCGCTGAGAAGGGCATCTATGAGTTGAATTCAGCTAGTAGATGGCCG GTCTTGGCTTCGTCGCTGCTGTATCGACAGATTCTTGATTCCATTGAAGCAAATGACTACAACAACTTCACGAAGCGAGCCTACGTAGGGAAGGCGAAGAAGTTTGCTACCTTGCCCATTGCATATGCCAAGGCATTACTAGGCCCTTCTAGATAG